The Methanobrevibacter sp. TLL-48-HuF1 genomic sequence TGCCTTGTAAGTTCTATTTCAAAATCAATGTCGTCTAAAATACTTGATTTTTTAGGACTCTCACTACGACCAAGCACTTCATATAAATCCAAATATTTACTTTTATAGTCATTTAAAGTTTGTTCTGTTAATTTTAAATCATCATAACTAAATTCTGCAAATGTAGTCATCCTATTTAAAACCCTAAGAATATTTTTAAAGTTTAAAACAAATTTTTCAATGTCTTTTTCATCTTCTAAACTATCAACATCCTGTACATCTGGCACTAACTTTAAAAGTCTGTTTGCACAGGAATTAAATTTTTCAACATATTCACTATAAGGTAAAGTTATTACATAACCCATAGCATTAGTATCTGAGAAAAGTCTAACTGCCTCATCAACTCTTTTTTTAAGATTTCTAAAACAGACAATATTTCCCTGTGTTTTTTTAACATTATCAATCCTATTTGTTCTTGAAAATGCTTGAATTAAACCATGATACTGCAAATTCTTATCAACATATAATGTATTCAATAAAGGATTATCAAAACCAGTTAAAAACATATTGACAACTAAAAGAATATCAATTTGCTTGTTTTTACTTCTTTTACTTACATCAACATAATACGAACCAAAATCATCTGTTGAATAATTAGTTCCAAACATTTTATTATAATCTGCAATATGGCTTTCTAAGTTATCACGAGGATGTTTATTGCCTTCTTCCAAATCTACATTATCCCCATAAGAATAAATAGCTGCAATTTTTAAATCGGGATTTTTCTTTTTAAAAATCTTATAATATTTATTTAAAACGGGAACTGATGAAACACAAAACATACTTGTAAATTCTTTGTGATATGTTTTATTGTTATGATATTTAATAATATAATCAACAATTTTCTCCAATCTTTCTTCAGATTCCATAACTTCCCTTGTATCAATAGCTTCAACTTCAATATCAGTTTTAACCCTGCTCCTATATGTTCCAACATAATCCACTGCAAATCCTAAAACATTTTCATCATGAATAGCATCTTTAATTAAATAGGAATGCAAGCGTTTTCCAAATAAATCTTCAGTAGTTCTTGATTTATTTGCATTTTCAGCAAAAATTGGAGTTCCTGTAAAACCATAATAGTTAATATTAGTAAAGAAATTTGTAATGTCTTTGTGCATATCTCCAAACTGGGATCTGTGACATTCATCAAACATTAAAATCATACGAAGATTTCTATAGTTTTCTAATTGTTTTGCCCTACCTTTTACAGCACGATGCAGCTTTTGTATTGTTGTGATAATAAGTTTATTTTTACCTTTTAATTGTTTAATAAGAGCATTTGTATTATCTGTTCCATCTACTGCTCCTGCTGAGAAACTATTAAACTCTTTAGTTGTTTGATAATCCAAATCATTTCTATCAACAATAAACATTACCTTATCTGTATCTTCTTTACTGGTTAATATTTGACAAGCCTTAAATGAAGTTAAAGTTTTACCAGAACCTGTTGTATGCCATACATATCCGTTAGATTTATTTGAAACACTCTCAAGAATAGCTTCAACAGCATAATACTGATATGCCCTTAAAACCATCAGTGATTTTTTTGTTTCATTTAAAACAATGTATTGTGAAATCATTTTAGATAAATGGCATTTTTCCAGAAATGTAGTTGCAAAATCTTCTAAATTATTGATATTGTTATTATTTTTATCTTTCCAGAAAAATGTAAAGTTATAATTTAGTTCTGAGTTATTTGAGAAAAATTTAGTATTTACACCATTACTTATTACAAAAATCTGTACATAATTAAAAAGATTATGGAATGAATGTAGCTGATATCTTTGAATTTGTTTAAAAGCCTGTTTTAGTTCAACACCTCTCTTTTTAAGTTCAATTTGAACTAAAGGCAAACCATTAATAAGAATAGTTACATCATAACGATTTTTATATGTTCCTTCCATTGTAATTTGATTTGCAACTTGAAAAATATTTTTACACCATTCTTTTTTGTTTAAAAATTTAACATAGAATGTTTCATCTTCACGAGAAAGTTCATATTGGTCTCTGAGCTTCTTAGCTTTTTCAAAAATAGAACCTCCTTCCAAATGAATAAGAATCTTTCTAAACTCATCATCAGTGAAAGTAGTGTTATTAAATCTTTCCAATTGCTGTTTAAAATTAGATTCTAACTCTTTTTCATCTTTAATTAAAACTTGCTCATAACCTCCATCAACTAAAGTTTTAATTAAATTATTTTCTAAAGCTGCTTCACTTTGACTAGCCATATTATCACAACAATACTTAAATTATTTTTAATATTTGTTGTGCTGATTATATACAAGTTACTGTTAATTTCTAAGAAAATAATAAGAGCAATCCATTAATAGCAAATGAAAAAATAGCTAATCTTAAAAAAATAAAAAAAAGCTGATTTGAGTAATTAAACCCAAATCATGAGAAAATTATAATTTTCTTTTTCTAGATCCCGCGAATATTACACTTAAAATACATAAGAGCAATATTGCTAGTGGATTTCCTGTATTTGGTAAGCTTACAGATTCACTACCTGCATCTGAAGATGAACCATCATCAGCTGAAGATGAATCGTCTGGATGAACTGGTTTATCCGGACCGATTGGAGCTGCTTTTTTAAGGACTTTAACAGTTACATTGTCGTAGTTGTTTTCCAAGATTACCTCAAATGTTTCGCTTGTTACATTGACATATACTGTTGAATTGTCTTCATTTAATGCTTTAGCTACAAATGTTAATACGACTTTTTCACCATTTGTTAAGTTTCCTACATACCATTTGCCAGAAGTTATGTCAAATGTTCCTTTTGTTGCATTATATGAAATAATGCTTAAAGTATTTGGTACAAGTACATTAGCAATTATATTTATTGCATCGCTTGGTCCATTATTTATGACAGTAACTGTGCAGACAACAGAGTCCCCAATGTATATTTCAGATTTGTCAGCAACTATGTGTATTTCCAAATCAGCAATATCCTTTGATTCAATAGTGCAGTTAGCAGTTTTGTTTCCAACATTTACAGTATTTGTAATATTTCCTGATTTAGTTACATTAGCTACAACAGTTAAATCAACAGTTGAATTAGCTGTAATGTTTACAATCCATGTAATAATTCCAGTAGCTGGATCATATACTCCGCCATTTGAAGCATTAATGAATTTTAATCCTTCAGGAAGTACATCTTTAATTACGATATTTGTTGCATTGGTTTTTCCAGGATTTGAAACAGCAATAGTGTAAGTTATTTCATCTTCAATATGGATATCAGAGGAATTAACTTCTTTTACAGGGATTATTTCAGGAACTGTTACGTTTTTGTTAAATGTTTTATTACCGACAATTACACTGTTAGTTATATTGCCGTATGCTGAAACTGTGGTATTTACATATAAATATTTGGTTTCACCAGCAGTTAAGTTAATAATCCAAGTGATTGTACGGGTAGTTTCATTGTATACTCCACCATCTGAAGCATTAACAAAAGTTAAACCTTCACCTAATTTATCAGCTACAACAACATTAGTGGCATTGACTTTTCCGGTGTTGTTTACAATTACAGTGTATGTTACATTATCACCGAAGTTTGGAACTTCAATGTTAATTTCTTTTCCTGGGTTAATTTCAGGTACTGTAATGTTTTTGATAACTGTTTTATTTCCGACAACTACTTTGTTAGATAAATCACCATAGCTTAAAACAGTAACATTTACATTAAATGTTTTAGTTTCGCCTTTAGCTAAATCAACAATCCAAGTAATTGTACCAGTTTTTTCATCATATGTGAAATTTCCATCTGCATTTAAGAATTTTAATCCTTTACCTAAAATATCGCAGACAACTACATTGTTAGCATCGCCAATTCCATCATTAGTGACTCTAACAGTGTAAGTTACATTATCACCGAAATTAGGAATTTCATTGTTAACTGTTTTGTTTGGATTGATTTCAGGAACTGTTACGTTTTTGTTAAATGTTTTATTGCCAACAATTACAGTATTTGTTACATTTCCATATTCTGAAACTGTAGCATTTACTTTAAATGTTTTGGATTCGCATTTAGCTAAATCAACAATCCATGTAATTGTGTTAGTAGCTTCATCAAAGGTATAATTACCAGTAGCACTAATAAATATCAATCCTTTACCAAGAGTATCTTTAACAACAACATTGTTTGCATCACCAATACCATCATTAGTAACAGTGACTGTGTAAGTTACATTATCGCCAAAGTTAGGATTTTCAATATTTGCAGTCTTGTTAGGGTTAATTTCAGGAACAGTCACATTAACAGAAGCTGTCTTATTACCAACAACTAAAGAGTTAGAAACACTTCCATAAGCATCAACAGTAGCATTTACATAGAAAGTTCTACTTTCTCCTTTAGCCAAATCAACAATCCAAGTAACAGTACGTTTAACAGGATCCCAAACACCCTTATCAGAAGCACTTACAAAGGTTAAACCTTCACCAAGCCTATCAACAATAACAACATTGTTTGCATCACCAATACCATCATTAGAAACAGTAACAGTATAAGTTACATTATCACCGAAATTAGGATTAGCAACATTAACTGTTTTATCAGGAATGATCTCAGGAACAGTCACATTAACACCAGCAGTCTTATTACCAACAACTAAAGAATTAGAAACATTTCCATAACCACTAACAGTAGTATTAACAGTAAATACTTTGCTTTCACCTTTAGCCAAATCAACAATCCAAGTAACAGTACGTGTATTTTCATCATATACTCCACCATCTGAAGCACTAACGAAAACTAAACCTTCACCTAAAACATCACGAACAACAACACCTTCAGCATCACCAATACCAACATTAGAAACGCTAACAGTGTAAGTTACATTATCACCGAAATTAGGATTAACAACATTAACTGTTTTATCAGGAATAATCTCAGGAACAGTCACATTAACACCAGCAGTCTTATTACCAACAACTAAAGAATTAGAAACATTTCCATAACCACTAACAGTAGCATTAACAGTAAAGACTTTACTTTCACCTTTAGCCAAATCAACAATCCAAGTAACAGTACGGGTAGTTTCATCATATACTCCACCATCTGAAGCACTAACGAAAACTAAACCTTCACCTAAAACATCACGAACAACAACAGCTTTAGCATCACCAATACCATCATTAGAAACGCTAACAGTGTAAGTTACATTATCACCGAAATTAGGATTTTCAATACTTACAGTCTTGTTAGGATTAATCTCAGGAACAGTCACATTAACACCAGCAGTCTTATTACCAACAACTAAAGAGTTAGAAACATTTCCATAAGCATCAACAGTAGCATTTACATAGAAAGTTCTACTTTCTCCTTTAGCCAAATCAACAATCCAAGTAACAGTACGTTTAACAGGATCCCAAACACCCTTATCAGAAGCACTTACAAAGGTCAAACCTTCACCAAGCCTATCAACAATAACAACATTGTTTGCATCACCAATACCATCATTAGAAACAGTAACAGTATAAGTCACATTATCCCCGAAATTAGGATTAGCAACATTAACTGTTTTATCAGGAATAATCTCAGGAACAGTCACATTAACACCAGCAGTCTTATTACCAACAACTAAAGAATTAGAAACATTTCCATAACCACTAACAGTAGCATTAACAGTAAAGACTTTACTTTCACCTTTAGCTAAATCAACAATCCAAGTAACAGTACGTGTATTTTCATCATATACTCCACCATCTGAAGCACTAACGAAAACTAAACCTTCACCTAAAACATCACGAACAACAACAGCTTTAGCATCACCAATACCAACATTAGAAACGCTAACAGTATAAGTCACATCATCACCGAAATTAGGATTAGCAACATTAACTGTTTTATCAGGATTAATCTCAGGAACAGTCACATTAACACCAGCAGTCTTATTACCAACAACTAATGAATTAGAAACATTTCCATAACCACTAACAGTAGCATTTACATAGAAAGTTCTACTTTCTCCTTTAGCTAAATCAACAATCCAAGTAACAGTACGTTTAACAGGATCCCAAACACCATTATCAGAAGCACTTACAAAGGTCAAACCTTCACCAAGCCTATCAACAATAACAACATTGTTTGCATCACCAATACCATCATTAGAAACAGTAACAGTATAAGTCACATTATCACCGAAATTAGGATTAGCAACATTAACTGTTTTATCAGGAATAATCTCAGGAACAGTCACATTAACAGAAGCTGTCTTATTACCAACAACTAAAGAATTAGAAACATTTCCATAACCACTAACAGTAGCATTAACAGTAAATACTTTACTTTCTCCTTTAGCCAAATCAACAATCCAAGTAACAGTACGTTTAACAGGATCCCAAACACCATTATCCGAAGCACTTACAAAGGTTAAACCTTCACCAAGTCTATCAACAATAACAACATTGTTTGCATCACCAATACCATCATTAGAAACAGTAACAGTATAAGTCACATCATCACCGAAATTAGGATTAGCAACATTAACTGTTTTATCAGGATTAATCTCAGGAACAGTCACATCAGCAGAAGCACTTTTATCCCCAACAAATACATTGTTAGATAAAACACCATAAGCTTCAGCAACAGCAATTACATGGAAAATTTTAGATTCACCTTTAGCCAAATCAACAATCCAGATAATAGTGCGACTATCTTCATCCCAAGTATACTCACCAGTAGCTGAAACAAATTTAAGACCTTCACCTAAAACATCTTTGACAACTATATTATTAGCATCACCAATACCATCATTAGTAACTTTAATAGTGTAATCTACCTTATCGCCAAAGTTAGGATTAGTAATATTAACTGTTTTAGCAGGAGTAATTTCAGGAACAGACACATCAGCAGAAGCACTTTTATCCCCAACAGATACAATGTTGGTTAAAACACCATACTCATCAGCAACAGCAGTTACAGTCAAATCAATAAAACTGCCTGCATCAATGTCAACTATCCAGGTAACAGTATGAGTAGCTGCATCATAAACACCATTATTAGAAGAACCGACATATTTCAATCCTTTATCCAAATGATCCACAACAACTACATTCTTAGCATCAACAATTCCATTATTGGTAACAGTAACAGTGTAAGTTACAGTATCGCCGAAATTAGGATTTTCAACATCAACAGACTTACCCGGAATAATTTCAGGCACTGCAATATTTACAGAACTTGATTTGTCTCCAACAACAACAGTATTAAGTATGTTTCCATAAGCTGAAACAGTAGCAATCACATTAAATACTTTAAATTCACCTTTAGCCAAATCAACAGTCCAAGTAACAGTACGTTTAAAAGGATTCCAAACACCATTATCAGAAGCACTTACAAAGGTTAATCCTTCATTTAAAGTATCAACGACAACAACCTGTTTAGCATCACCAACACCATTATTGCTAACTGTGATAGTGTATTCCACTTTATCGCCAAAGTTAGGATTAGTAATATTAACTGTTTTATCAGGAGTGATTTCAGGAACAATCACATCAACAGACGCAGTTTTATCTCCAACAGTTACATCATTAGTTAAAACACCATACTCATCAGCAACAGCAGTTACAGTCAAGTCAAGTGAACTGTCTGCATCAATGTCAACTATCCAGGTAACAGTATGAGTAGCTGCATCATAAACACCATTATTGGAGGAACTGACATATTTCAATCCTTTATCCAAATGATCCACAACAACTACATGTTTAGCATCAACAATACCATTATTGGTAACAGTAACAGTATAAGTTACAGTATCACCGAAATTAGGATTTTCAACATCAACAGACTTACCCGGAATAATTTCAGGAACAGTCACATCAGCAGAAGCACTTTTATCTCCAACAGATACAATGTTGGTTAAAACACCATAAGCTTCAGCAACAGCAGTCACATAGAAAGTTTGAGACTCACCATTAACCAAATCAACAATCCATGTAACAGTATTAGTAGATTCATCAAAAGTATACTTACCAGTAGCTTTAACAAATTTCAATCCTTTATCAAGAGTATCTCTAACAACAACCTGTTTAGCATCACCAACACCATTATTGGTAACAGTAACAGTATAAGTTACAGTATCACCGAAATTAGGATTTTCAACATCAACAGACTTACCCGGAATAATTTCAGGAACAGTCACATCAGCAGAAGCGCTTTTATCTCCAACAGATACAATGTTGGTTAAAACACCATAAGCTTCAGCAACAGCAGTTACAGTCAAGTCAAGTGAACTGTCTGCATCAATGTCAACTATCCAGGTAACAGTATGAGTAGCTGCATCATAAACACCATTATTGGAGGAACTGACATATTTCAATCCTTTATCCAAATGATCCACAACAACTACATTCTTAGCATCAACAACAGCACTGTTGAAAACAGAAACGAAATAGGTTATTTCTTCACCGAAATTAGGATTAGTAATTTCAACTTTTTTAATTGGAGTAATTTCAGGCACTGTAATATTTTTAGTAAATGACTTGTTTCCTACAACTACTGTGTTATTTATGTTTCCATATGCTTCAACAGTAGCATTTACACTAAATACAACACTTTCACCAGCATCCAGATCAACAATCCATGTAATGGTTCTTGTAACTTCATCATATTTACCGTTATGGCTTGCATTAATGAATTTTAAACCTTTACCAAGAGTATCAACTATGACAACTTGTTTTGCAGCTGTATTTGCATTATTGTTAACAGTTACAGTGTATTCAACTGTATCTCCAAAGTTAGGAGTTGTATTGTTAACATCTTTAGTAGGAATAATTTCAGGTATATCTACATTTACAATAGCTGTTTTATTACCAACAGTTACTTCATTGGTTACATCTGTGTATCCGACGATTTTAGCAACAACAGTAAATGTTTTAGTTTCTCCAGAAGCCAGGTTAACTTTCCAGGTAATTGTATTGGTTTTATTATCATAGTTACCAGTAGAACTGATATATTCTAAACCTTTACCAAGAGTATCAACAATAACTACATCAGCAGCATTTCCATCTCCTTCATTTTTAACAGTAACGGTATAAGTTACAGTATCACCGAAATTAGGATTTTCATTGTCTACTGTTTTGTTCGGAGTAATTTCAGGTACAGTTACATTTTTACTGAATGTTTTGTTACCGACAACTAAAGAGTTAGTTACATTACCATAATTGATAACAGTAGCTACAACATTAAATGTTTCTGTTTTACCTGCTGCTACATCAACAATCCATGTAATAGTGTTAGTAGCTTCATCAAAGGTGTAATTACCAGTAGCTGAAACAAATTTAAGACCTTTACCTAAAACATCATGAACAACAACTGCTTTAGCATCTGCATTTCCGCCATTAGTGACTGTTACAGTATATGTTACATTGTCACCAAAGTTAGGATTTTCAATGTCTGCAGTTTTGTCAGGAATAATTTCAGGAACATTTACATCTACAGAAGCACTTTTATCTCCAACAGATACAATATTGGTTAAAACACCATATTCATTAGCAGCAGCAGTTACAGTCAAATCAAATGAACTGTCTGCAGCAATATCAATTACCCATGTAACAGTATGAGTAGCTGCATCATAAACACCATTATGAGAAGAACTGATATATTTCAATCCTTTAACTAAATGGTCTACAACAACAACATTTTTAGCATCTGCTTTACCAATGTTATTAACAGTAATTGTGTAATCTATGCTATCACCAAAGTTAGGAGCTTTATTATTAGCATCTTTACTTGGGATAATTTCAGGAACATTAACATCTACAGCAGAGGTTTTATTACCTACAACTAAAGAGTTGGTTACATTCCCATATCCGATTACTTTAGCAACTACTTTAAATGATTTGGTTTCACCTGAATTTAGATTAACAGTCCATGTAATAGTACGGGTAATCGGATTATATACTCCTCCGTCTGCTGAAATAAGTTCTAAACCTTCACCTAAAACATCACGAACAGCTACATTGACAGCATTGGATTTGCCGACATTTGTAATGTTAACAGTGTATGTTACTTCATCACCAAAGTTAGGATTTTCAATGTCTGCAGTTTTGTTAGGAATAATTTCAGGAACTGTAATGTTTACAGAACTTGTTTTATTTCCGACAGTTACATTGTTGGTTAAAACACCGTAATCTTCAACAATAACCTTAATAGTTAAATCAACATGACCTTTAGCATTAACATCTACAATCCAGGTTACAGTACGGGTAAGTTCATCATAAACACCACCATAATTAGCTTCAATGAACTTGAAACCAGGAGCAAGAATATCTTTTACAACAACATTCTTAGCATCAGCAGCACCATCGTTAGAAACAACAATAGTATAAGTTACATTGTCGCCAAAATTAGGGTTTTTGTTATCTGCAGTTTTATTTGGAGTAATTTCAGGAACATTAACGTTTATTTTAGAAGTTTTATTGCCTACAGCTAAAGAGTTGGTTACATTACCATACCCTACCACAGTAGCTACAACATTTAATGTTTTGGTTTTGCCTGCAGCCAAATCAACAATCCAAGTAACAGTGTTGGTTTTTTCATCCCAAACACCACCATCTGAAGAACTGACATATTTAAGGCCGTTACCTAATTGGTCAACAATGACAACCTGACTAGCATCCACATCACCGTCATTAGTAACAGTAACAGTGTAGGTTACATTGTCACCAAAGTTAGCATCAGTTACATTAGCTGTTTTATCAGGGATAATTTCCGGAACTGCAATATCTACAGAACTTGTTTTATCTCCAACAGTCACCCTGTTAACTAAAACGCCGTAATCTTCCACAGTAACATTTACTTTTAATTCTACAGTTTTATCTGCATCAATATCCAAAGTCCATGTTACAGTATGTGTATTTTCATCATAAACACCATTATAATTAGCTCCAAGGAATTTAAGACCTTTCGCAAGAGTATCTGTTATTACAACTTGTTTTGCATCACTAATGCCGTCATTAGAAACAACAATAGTATAAGCTACATTTTCACCGAAGTTAGGAGTTGTATTGTTAACATCTTTTTTAGGAGTAATTTCAGGTACATCCACATTTTTAAAGATTGTTTTATTTCCAACAACAACTTTGTTAGATATATTTCCATAGCCTGAAACAGTAGCTTCAACAGTGAATGTTTTTACTTCGTTTTTAGCTAAATCAACAATCCATGTAATAGTACGGGTAATCGGATCATATTGACCGTTATCACTAATATCAGTAACGGTTAATCCGTTCCCAACAACATCCTTAACAATAACATTATTAGCTTCAAATTCGCCATTGGTAACAGTGACAGTATATGATACTTTATCACCGAAGTTAGGTGAATCATTATCAATAGTTTTATCAGGAGTAATTTCAGGAACAGTTACATTTCTTATAACAGTATTGTCTCCAACAGTAACTGTATTGTTTAAAACACCATAAGCATCTACAGTAGCATATACATAGAATGTTAAGTTTTGACCTACAGCTAAACCATCAATATTCCATGTAACAGTACGTGTGGTAGAATCATATTCATAATTACCACTAGCACCAGTAAATATTAAACCTTTATCAAGAGTATCTGTTAAAGTTACATCAGCAGTAATCTTACCAACATTACTTACCACTATTGTATATTTAACTTTATCACCATAGTTAGGGTTTGTAACATTTACATCCTTTGTAGGAACTACCTTAGGCAGTTCTTGTATGTATATGGTTTTAGTAGCTACATTGTTACTTATGTTAGTATCTTCAGTACTGTTTACTGCATTAACAGTCAGAGTAACAGTACCGAGACTTGTAGTTTTTGTTTTAACTTTAAGAGTAACAACTTCATTTTTGGCTAATTTTCCTATTTTCCATATACCTGTAGCTACATCAAAAGTACCTTTTGAAGGAGTAAAACCAACAATATCATCAAGTTTAATTCCATTTACATAACAATAATTGTCAGTATGCGGACCATGGTTAGTTAAACTAATAGTCCATTCAACTTCCTCGTCCAATCCATAATAATTTTTATCAGTTGTAATATCAACATCCAAATCAACAAAACCAACTACTTCAAAATTAGTTTCATTTTTGATAGCTTTATAGAAGAGATCTTCAGGATGTTCTGCTTTAATGGTATAATTACCAGGAGCAAGACCGCTTAATGAAAACCTGACATCACCATAAATTGAAGAGATTAAAGTTTCATTGTAAATAATGTTTCCGTCTTCATCATAAATAACAATCGGATTGATTGACTGAGTATTTTCACGTTCATCCCTATAGATTAAAGTACCGTTTTTACTGTTTTCCACACCATCAACCGGATGAAGTTCATCTGCTCCGGTTGTTCTGTTCATGATTGTTCCGTTTACATTAAATAAGTAAGTTAC encodes the following:
- a CDS encoding type I restriction endonuclease subunit R; this encodes MASQSEAALENNLIKTLVDGGYEQVLIKDEKELESNFKQQLERFNNTTFTDDEFRKILIHLEGGSIFEKAKKLRDQYELSREDETFYVKFLNKKEWCKNIFQVANQITMEGTYKNRYDVTILINGLPLVQIELKKRGVELKQAFKQIQRYQLHSFHNLFNYVQIFVISNGVNTKFFSNNSELNYNFTFFWKDKNNNNINNLEDFATTFLEKCHLSKMISQYIVLNETKKSLMVLRAYQYYAVEAILESVSNKSNGYVWHTTGSGKTLTSFKACQILTSKEDTDKVMFIVDRNDLDYQTTKEFNSFSAGAVDGTDNTNALIKQLKGKNKLIITTIQKLHRAVKGRAKQLENYRNLRMILMFDECHRSQFGDMHKDITNFFTNINYYGFTGTPIFAENANKSRTTEDLFGKRLHSYLIKDAIHDENVLGFAVDYVGTYRSRVKTDIEVEAIDTREVMESEERLEKIVDYIIKYHNNKTYHKEFTSMFCVSSVPVLNKYYKIFKKKNPDLKIAAIYSYGDNVDLEEGNKHPRDNLESHIADYNKMFGTNYSTDDFGSYYVDVSKRSKNKQIDILLVVNMFLTGFDNPLLNTLYVDKNLQYHGLIQAFSRTNRIDNVKKTQGNIVCFRNLKKRVDEAVRLFSDTNAMGYVITLPYSEYVEKFNSCANRLLKLVPDVQDVDSLEDEKDIEKFVLNFKNILRVLNRMTTFAEFSYDDLKLTEQTLNDYKSKYLDLYEVLGRSESPKKSSILDDIDFEIELTRQDNINVSYIINLLKDLDPKDSSFKKDVRLIHDLMQASHELKSKAELIDKFIHENIVEANGQIDIDEELPQYFEKEKNKEIDEMVASENLSNEETRKIIEEYEYSGKLRDDDIKQSFNEDIGFLERRHKVNLLKSKIIDLVDKFALI